ATTAACACGAACTCAAAACTTCATTAATTCTAGTCTCGTATATACGTACTTTAATGGACTACTCTAGAAATATTCTTGACAATTAACCATTATGCACTCAACACTTATTTGTTTGTCCATACGTATGGCTTTTATATCCAAGAAAATGGCCTTTCTTGCGTTACAAGAAACATGTTTTCGATTTTATCTCCTCGTTTTGATTCTATATATTTAATGGAATAAACTGTTAAATGTCATTGACTCTGGTGTTATAACCTAAAAGCCATGCATACACTCATAGTCAAATTGCAATGTCTTATATTAGAACTTGTGGTCAGATAGCTTATCTCAACATTATTTCTAAAAACAGCAAACTTTTTCTCTATCATTCCTTAGAACTTGTGGTTTAACTAAGAATCAGATACAACAACAATCCTGTCCAAGAAATTGTATTAATAGTTCTAGTGGAAGCAATCAATCGCAAGCGTCTATAAATATTTAACCTCAGGGACAATAACTTTACCAAAAAGAACCAAAGATGGCAACAACATACATGGTGAACAACGTTCTTGTATCTTGTTTGATGTTTTTTGTAATGATTGGTTCCTCAAACGCAAAACCTGCAGACATAAAAGCAATCTGCGGTAAAGCAAAAAACCCATCCTTCTGCACAAACTACATGAAATCAAACCCAAAGATTTCAGGTGCTGATATTAAAACGCTTGCAACGATTACCCTCGGCTCTGCACAAACAAGCGCATCAATAGCTTTGACGAAGATTCAGTCTCTTGCCACGAAAGAAACTAACCCTGCTTTGAAGAAAGGATACACCTCGTGCGT
This sequence is a window from Brassica oleracea var. oleracea cultivar TO1000 chromosome C1, BOL, whole genome shotgun sequence. Protein-coding genes within it:
- the LOC106316063 gene encoding pectinesterase inhibitor 2-like; translated protein: MATTYMVNNVLVSCLMFFVMIGSSNAKPADIKAICGKAKNPSFCTNYMKSNPKISGADIKTLATITLGSAQTSASIALTKIQSLATKETNPALKKGYTSCVEQYKNTISSLDEANTSLTSGDGPGLNIKVSAAMEGYTTCQDGLSNVKADPSIVKDTGDFQNVCGIILVISNMM